Proteins from a genomic interval of Desulfomicrobium macestii:
- the asnS gene encoding asparagine--tRNA ligase, protein MKNIRVSDILLSEAEVESLVVKGWVRTKRESKEFVFLEINDGSCLKNLQAIVAADASGFELMDRVGTGAAVSLKGALVESPGQGQKWELKVRELELQGEADATYPLQKKRHTDEYLRTIAHLRPRTNKYGALNRIRAELSFGVHQFFREQGFFHVHAPIITGSDCEGAGEMFQITTLDLANVPKKNGKADFEQDFFGKEASLTVSGQLAAENLACALGRVYTFGPTFRAENSNTPKHAAEFWMIEPEMAFADLEDNMDLGEDCIKWLITHLLDNCRDDLELFGNFVDKGLFATLDNILAKPFIRLPYAEAVTILKNAPRTFEFPVDFGTDLQTEHERYLTEDHFKQPVIVFDYPKEIKAFYMRLNDDGKTVGAMDVLVPRIGELIGGSAREERLSVLERRIEELGLPKEEYWWYLDLRRFGSVPHAGFGMGFERLLMLVTGIANIRDVIPFPRTPRHLEF, encoded by the coding sequence ATGAAGAATATCAGAGTGTCCGATATCCTGTTGTCCGAGGCGGAAGTTGAATCCCTTGTGGTCAAGGGGTGGGTGCGAACCAAACGCGAGAGCAAGGAGTTCGTATTCTTGGAGATCAACGACGGCTCCTGCCTGAAGAACCTTCAGGCCATCGTCGCCGCTGACGCATCCGGCTTCGAACTCATGGACCGCGTGGGCACGGGCGCCGCGGTCAGCCTGAAGGGCGCTCTTGTGGAATCGCCCGGACAGGGGCAAAAATGGGAGCTGAAGGTTCGGGAGCTTGAGCTCCAGGGTGAAGCGGACGCCACCTATCCATTACAGAAGAAGCGGCACACGGATGAATATCTGCGCACCATCGCACATCTGAGGCCCCGCACGAACAAGTACGGCGCCCTGAACCGGATTCGGGCCGAGCTGTCCTTTGGCGTGCATCAGTTTTTCCGCGAGCAGGGTTTCTTTCATGTGCACGCGCCCATCATCACGGGCTCGGACTGTGAGGGTGCCGGTGAAATGTTCCAGATCACTACTCTTGATCTGGCCAACGTGCCCAAGAAGAACGGCAAGGCGGATTTCGAGCAGGACTTCTTCGGCAAGGAAGCCTCGCTGACCGTGTCGGGCCAGTTGGCGGCTGAAAACCTGGCGTGTGCCCTGGGGAGGGTCTATACATTCGGGCCGACCTTTCGGGCCGAGAACTCCAATACGCCCAAGCATGCCGCCGAGTTCTGGATGATCGAGCCGGAGATGGCCTTTGCCGACCTCGAAGACAACATGGATCTGGGCGAGGACTGCATCAAATGGCTGATCACCCATTTGTTGGACAACTGCCGCGACGACCTGGAGCTTTTCGGAAATTTCGTGGACAAGGGATTGTTTGCGACTCTCGACAACATTCTCGCGAAGCCCTTCATCCGTCTGCCTTACGCCGAGGCGGTGACAATCCTCAAGAACGCTCCCCGCACTTTCGAGTTCCCGGTGGATTTCGGAACCGATCTGCAGACCGAGCATGAGCGGTATCTGACCGAAGATCATTTCAAGCAGCCGGTCATCGTTTTTGACTACCCCAAAGAGATCAAGGCCTTCTATATGCGGCTCAATGACGACGGCAAAACCGTCGGAGCCATGGACGTGCTTGTTCCGCGCATAGGAGAGCTCATTGGCGGCAGCGCCAGGGAAGAGAGATTGTCCGTGCTTGAGCGGCGCATCGAGGAACTCGGGCTGCCCAAGGAAGAGTACTGGTGGTATCTGGATCTGCGTCGGTTCGGATCAGTGCCGCACGCCGGGTTTGGAATGGGCTTTGAGCGGTTGCTGATGCTGGTTACGGGCATCGCCAATATCCGCGACGTCATTCCGTTCCCCAGAACACCTCGGCACCTGGAGTTCTGA
- the priA gene encoding replication restart helicase PriA → MREFCSVLLLSSPYSVLTYSMPEDLPRQMWHVGGRVVVPLGKSFRVGILTDADVAEPEGCVCKDVLWPVDRAPFFSAGYLDFIRDLSIRQMDAAGKILARVLPAALRDLPLFKTREGLAVRLGDLAEGDARAGLARDWMAGRFAPHVCTRRPERLFSLITEPPWPVRPQATAQLDVLRYLDVHGVSSTKTLNAHFGKNVSQPLRVLLRKELIREVESHFEPDVVCAPAAATFSLTDEQQQAVEGFWELLTDRTPRSALLFGVTGSGKTAVYLELARRCLCLGKHVMLLAPEVGIALKLHRDVREALPEANVRLFHGYLSPSDRQRTFMELADQPAPGIVVGTRSSLFLPIEPGLVILDEEHDASFKQDEGLIYQARELAYGRITRSAGLLLMGSATPDVKVFHAARNGGIALKRLPNRVGEARLPVVTLVDLRVEPPEHGPFATSVRDALVAAVHAGEQVIILHNRRGYAPVLYCETCSEPVKCPHCQVSMTLHKRRELLLCHYCGHSLLFPLSCPGCKGNEFLPLGSGTERLEEFLRDDLPRDTKILRLDRDTSRRAGSMQDTLAAFARQEAQILVGTQMLSKGHHFPGVTLVVVVDGDLGLNLPDYRATERSFQMLVQVAGRAGRGEKNGRVLIQTRNPGHYCWQFVRENDYEGFFTREIALRQVMGYPPFVKLALVRVSLPFDQPDAELMNAFAGRIRAVCPAAGVRVLGPAPAPLAVLRGRKRFQCLLKADSWPAIRGVCAEMRKMLSGEKNVRISVDLDPMDML, encoded by the coding sequence ATGCGCGAATTCTGTTCAGTCCTTCTTCTTTCCTCGCCCTACAGCGTGCTGACCTACTCCATGCCCGAAGATCTGCCCCGGCAGATGTGGCATGTCGGAGGCCGTGTCGTCGTGCCCCTGGGCAAGTCGTTCCGGGTTGGCATACTGACCGATGCCGATGTGGCCGAGCCCGAAGGTTGCGTCTGCAAGGATGTGCTTTGGCCCGTGGACAGGGCTCCTTTTTTCAGCGCGGGATATCTTGATTTCATCCGCGATCTCTCCATCCGTCAGATGGATGCCGCAGGCAAGATTCTGGCGCGCGTGCTGCCCGCGGCCCTCCGCGATCTGCCCTTGTTCAAGACCCGTGAGGGTCTGGCCGTACGGCTTGGTGATTTGGCGGAGGGAGATGCGCGTGCAGGGCTGGCCCGGGACTGGATGGCGGGCCGTTTCGCGCCTCATGTCTGCACGCGCAGGCCGGAGCGGCTTTTTTCCCTGATCACGGAGCCGCCGTGGCCGGTGCGTCCGCAGGCGACCGCCCAGCTTGACGTGCTGCGCTATCTGGACGTGCACGGCGTCTCATCCACCAAGACCCTGAACGCGCATTTCGGAAAGAATGTGTCCCAGCCCCTGCGCGTCCTTCTTCGGAAGGAACTTATCCGGGAGGTTGAGTCCCACTTTGAGCCTGACGTGGTCTGTGCTCCTGCCGCGGCAACATTCAGTCTGACGGACGAGCAGCAGCAGGCCGTGGAAGGTTTCTGGGAATTGCTGACAGACCGGACTCCTCGTTCGGCGCTGCTTTTCGGGGTGACCGGAAGTGGAAAGACAGCGGTCTATCTGGAGTTGGCCAGGCGCTGCCTCTGTCTTGGCAAGCATGTAATGCTCCTGGCGCCGGAGGTGGGCATCGCCCTCAAGCTCCACCGGGATGTGCGCGAGGCGCTGCCCGAGGCGAATGTGCGGCTGTTTCACGGCTACCTGAGCCCGAGCGACCGGCAAAGAACCTTCATGGAATTGGCTGATCAGCCTGCTCCGGGCATTGTCGTTGGCACACGCTCCAGTCTTTTTTTGCCGATCGAACCCGGGCTTGTCATTCTGGACGAAGAACACGACGCGTCCTTCAAGCAGGACGAAGGGCTCATTTACCAGGCCCGTGAACTTGCATACGGCCGGATCACCCGCAGCGCGGGGCTGCTGCTCATGGGCTCGGCCACGCCGGACGTGAAAGTCTTTCATGCGGCCAGGAATGGAGGCATCGCCCTGAAGCGCCTGCCAAACCGGGTGGGAGAGGCCAGGCTGCCGGTGGTCACGCTGGTTGATCTGCGCGTGGAACCGCCGGAACACGGCCCCTTCGCAACATCGGTGCGCGACGCCCTGGTTGCGGCCGTCCATGCCGGGGAGCAGGTCATCATTCTGCACAATCGGCGTGGTTACGCACCCGTGTTGTATTGCGAAACCTGCTCCGAGCCCGTCAAGTGCCCGCATTGTCAGGTGTCCATGACCCTGCACAAACGTCGCGAGCTGTTGCTGTGCCACTATTGCGGGCATTCCTTGCTTTTCCCGCTGTCCTGTCCCGGGTGCAAGGGCAACGAATTTTTGCCGTTGGGTTCGGGTACGGAACGGCTCGAAGAATTTCTGCGCGACGATCTGCCCCGGGATACCAAAATCCTGCGTCTGGACCGGGACACTTCGCGCCGCGCCGGTTCGATGCAGGATACCCTGGCGGCATTTGCCCGGCAGGAGGCCCAGATTCTGGTCGGTACCCAGATGCTCAGCAAGGGGCACCATTTTCCGGGCGTGACACTGGTGGTGGTCGTGGACGGTGATCTGGGCTTGAATCTTCCGGATTACAGGGCTACGGAACGATCGTTCCAGATGCTGGTGCAGGTCGCGGGGCGTGCAGGCCGCGGAGAAAAAAACGGCCGGGTGCTCATCCAAACCCGTAATCCGGGGCACTATTGTTGGCAGTTCGTGCGCGAGAACGATTACGAGGGTTTTTTCACGCGGGAGATCGCCCTCAGGCAAGTCATGGGGTATCCGCCCTTTGTCAAGCTTGCCCTGGTGCGGGTCTCGCTTCCCTTTGATCAGCCGGATGCGGAACTCATGAACGCCTTTGCCGGTCGCATTCGGGCCGTGTGCCCTGCGGCCGGAGTCCGGGTCCTGGGGCCCGCCCCGGCACCGCTGGCCGTGCTGCGCGGGCGAAAAAGATTTCAATGTTTGCTCAAGGCCGACTCCTGGCCGGCGATCCGGGGTGTTTGCGCCGAGATGAGAAAAATGCTGTCTGGGGAAAAAAACGTGCGCATTTCCGTGGACCTTGATCCCATGGACATGCTCTAG
- the galU gene encoding UTP--glucose-1-phosphate uridylyltransferase GalU: MQVRKVVIPVAGWGTRSLPATKNVPKEILPVFRKPSIQYIVEEAIASGLSDVVFVNNQNKRIIEDHFDYNLALEQLLERKGQLDLLAEVRKVAMMANIIVVRQKEQLGLGHAVLCAREVIKDEPFAVMVGDDLMFNRDPGINQLLEVWKNERMPVVGVMEVPRDKVSKYGIIDAEEFAPGLYRIRGVKEKPDIESAPSRLALVGRYVLTPEIFDHLEGVKPDGTGEIQLTDALQSMARDNRLLAVKLRGQRFDVGDWVDYLTANIYFALQDEDLRYDLIARLRDLIPPSR; the protein is encoded by the coding sequence ATGCAGGTACGTAAAGTTGTCATTCCGGTGGCAGGATGGGGAACCAGATCACTTCCGGCGACCAAAAATGTGCCCAAGGAAATTCTTCCGGTGTTCCGAAAGCCTTCCATTCAATATATAGTGGAAGAAGCAATCGCTTCCGGCCTGTCGGATGTGGTTTTCGTCAACAACCAGAACAAGCGCATTATCGAGGATCACTTCGACTACAACCTGGCCCTTGAGCAACTGCTGGAGCGCAAGGGACAGCTGGACCTGCTCGCCGAAGTGCGCAAGGTCGCCATGATGGCCAACATCATAGTCGTGCGCCAGAAGGAGCAGCTGGGTCTTGGTCATGCGGTGCTGTGCGCCCGCGAGGTCATCAAGGACGAGCCCTTCGCGGTCATGGTCGGCGACGATCTCATGTTCAATCGCGATCCCGGCATCAACCAGCTGCTTGAGGTCTGGAAGAACGAGCGCATGCCCGTGGTCGGAGTGATGGAAGTCCCCCGCGACAAGGTCAGCAAATACGGCATCATCGACGCAGAGGAGTTTGCGCCGGGGCTTTACAGGATTCGCGGAGTCAAGGAAAAGCCCGACATCGAAAGCGCGCCGTCAAGGTTGGCGCTGGTCGGCCGGTATGTGCTGACCCCGGAAATATTCGATCATCTGGAAGGGGTGAAGCCGGACGGCACCGGTGAAATCCAGCTCACCGACGCCTTGCAGTCCATGGCACGCGACAACCGGCTTTTGGCCGTGAAGCTGCGCGGGCAGCGTTTCGATGTCGGCGACTGGGTCGATTACCTGACCGCCAACATCTATTTCGCGTTGCAGGACGAGGATCTGCGCTACGATCTCATTGCCCGTCTGCGTGATCTCATTCCGCCTTCCCGCTAG
- the glmM gene encoding phosphoglucosamine mutase, protein MGRLFGTDGIRGRVNSHPMQPELVLRLGLAAGQYFRNGNKRHRVVIGKDTRLSGYVFESALTSGFCAAGMDVFLVGPLPTPAISFLTRNMRADLGVVISASHNPYMDNGIKFFDKDGFKLADSVEDEIAAMVTNPDFVWKSPDHDQVGRARKIQDSPGRYIVELKHSFPAGMTLDGLTIVLDCAHGAAYRVAPLIFEELGARVITLGIEPDGLNINKGCGSLHPEVLAAKVREHRADIGLALDGDADRLIVVDEYGTILDGDQIMAVCADEMMAQGALAGNTLVSTVMSNMALEIFMQERGGRLLRTKVGDRYVVEEMRKGGYVLGGEQSGHLVFMKHSTTGDGTLAALQLLSIMVGRQKPISEIAGLLTPYPQKLVNLKVKKKVPFDTVPIIKDAVRHAEDRLGRTGRVLLRYSGTETLARIMVEAQDQALVDELCASLTEAVESGLA, encoded by the coding sequence ATGGGCAGACTTTTTGGAACTGATGGAATTCGCGGGCGGGTCAACAGCCATCCCATGCAACCGGAGCTGGTTCTGCGTCTCGGGCTTGCCGCCGGACAGTATTTCAGAAACGGGAACAAGCGCCACCGGGTCGTCATCGGCAAGGACACCAGACTCTCGGGGTATGTCTTCGAATCGGCGCTGACCTCGGGCTTCTGCGCCGCCGGAATGGATGTTTTTCTGGTCGGGCCTCTGCCCACGCCGGCCATCAGCTTTTTGACCCGCAACATGCGCGCCGATCTGGGCGTGGTCATTTCGGCCTCGCACAATCCGTACATGGACAACGGCATCAAATTTTTCGACAAGGACGGTTTCAAGCTGGCCGACAGCGTGGAGGACGAAATAGCCGCCATGGTGACCAATCCGGATTTTGTCTGGAAATCCCCGGATCACGATCAGGTCGGGCGAGCCAGAAAAATCCAGGACAGCCCCGGGCGCTATATCGTCGAACTCAAGCACAGCTTTCCGGCGGGCATGACCCTCGACGGCCTCACGATCGTCCTTGATTGCGCACATGGTGCGGCCTACCGCGTGGCGCCGCTGATCTTCGAAGAGCTCGGAGCCAGGGTCATCACCCTTGGCATCGAGCCGGACGGGCTCAATATCAACAAAGGCTGCGGTTCCCTACACCCCGAGGTGCTCGCCGCCAAGGTCCGGGAACACAGGGCGGACATCGGCCTGGCACTGGACGGGGACGCGGATAGGCTCATCGTTGTCGACGAATACGGCACCATTCTGGACGGAGATCAGATCATGGCCGTGTGCGCGGACGAAATGATGGCGCAGGGCGCTCTTGCCGGGAACACCCTTGTATCCACGGTCATGAGTAACATGGCCCTTGAAATTTTCATGCAGGAGCGCGGCGGACGGCTGCTCAGAACCAAGGTCGGGGACAGATACGTCGTTGAGGAAATGCGCAAGGGTGGTTATGTTCTGGGCGGAGAACAATCCGGGCATCTGGTTTTCATGAAGCACTCGACCACCGGCGACGGCACTTTGGCGGCCCTTCAGCTTTTGAGCATCATGGTCGGCAGGCAGAAGCCCATCTCCGAGATCGCCGGACTGTTGACCCCGTATCCGCAAAAGCTCGTGAACCTGAAGGTGAAGAAAAAAGTCCCCTTTGATACGGTCCCGATCATCAAGGATGCGGTCCGACATGCCGAAGACAGACTGGGACGCACAGGGCGCGTGCTGCTGCGTTATTCCGGCACGGAAACCCTGGCCCGGATCATGGTCGAGGCGCAGGATCAGGCCCTTGTGGACGAACTCTGCGCGAGCCTGACCGAGGCCGTTGAATCCGGCCTGGCCTGA
- a CDS encoding CdaR family protein has protein sequence MWNNWQYRVLAILLALACWYVVSGQEKVETWLEVPLEFVNLPPRMEITSGLVSKLQVRIRGTSNQVRSLNVGRLAYKLDLGKINVGTNVIPLVPESMTITSAVEVVEISPTRLELVADVVVSKTVPVKLDWTGLPGDDVQFRNATVFPDSVTVTGFASALESVNSISTALVQVPPDESLTASGRARLLMPKDVRTPVSSVSYELQFGLTTQELWVKMNLEPVRYETFSYTFEPKFVRIKLEIPVRLLKDKDWRENLHLMIDPGSNPAIGQSVIAPAPRFPEGVSILEAKPEEIEIVVQRNEEFVP, from the coding sequence ATGTGGAATAATTGGCAATACAGAGTTCTGGCCATCCTGCTGGCCCTGGCATGCTGGTATGTGGTCTCCGGCCAGGAAAAGGTCGAAACGTGGCTTGAGGTGCCCCTTGAGTTCGTGAATCTGCCCCCACGCATGGAGATCACCTCCGGTTTGGTCAGCAAGCTTCAGGTGCGAATCCGGGGCACAAGCAACCAGGTCCGCTCCCTGAACGTCGGTCGTTTGGCCTACAAGCTGGACTTGGGCAAGATCAATGTCGGAACCAACGTCATCCCGCTGGTGCCCGAAAGCATGACCATCACCTCGGCTGTGGAGGTCGTGGAGATCAGCCCTACGCGACTTGAACTCGTGGCCGATGTCGTGGTCTCCAAGACTGTGCCCGTGAAGCTCGACTGGACGGGGCTCCCCGGGGATGATGTACAGTTCAGGAATGCCACCGTTTTTCCCGATTCGGTGACGGTCACGGGCTTTGCGAGCGCGCTCGAGTCGGTGAACAGCATCTCGACGGCTCTGGTTCAGGTCCCGCCCGACGAGAGTCTTACCGCCTCGGGCCGGGCACGCCTGCTCATGCCCAAGGATGTGCGCACCCCGGTGTCTTCGGTGAGCTACGAACTGCAGTTCGGTCTCACGACCCAGGAGCTTTGGGTCAAGATGAACCTGGAGCCAGTGCGCTATGAAACTTTCAGCTATACTTTCGAACCCAAGTTCGTGCGCATCAAGCTTGAGATCCCGGTGCGGCTTTTGAAGGACAAGGATTGGCGCGAAAACCTGCACCTGATGATCGACCCCGGCTCGAACCCGGCCATCGGGCAGAGCGTGATCGCTCCTGCGCCCCGTTTTCCCGAAGGGGTGAGTATTCTGGAGGCCAAGCCCGAGGAAATCGAGATAGTGGTGCAGCGCAATGAAGAATTTGTTCCGTAA
- the cdaA gene encoding diadenylate cyclase CdaA: protein MLSFTVGNLQINWRDILDILLVGYIFFRIILLIKGTRAVSVIYGLLLIIVTYFAAGQFGLYTLNWLLGNFLGSIFLVVIILFRRDIRKALAVMGATTIFKKDSVQTAVLDELILALVHMAKNKTGALIVIERNIPIGDVVSGGIELHAAFSKDLLLTIFHPDTPLHDGAVIIRDNRIEAAACILPLAVGLKHESSLGTRHRAAIGVTEETDAVALIVSEERGSISLAVGGRITSSLNEVRLKKVLAAALRK from the coding sequence GTGCTGAGTTTCACCGTTGGCAATCTGCAGATCAACTGGCGGGATATTCTCGATATCCTGCTCGTGGGCTATATTTTTTTCCGGATCATTCTGCTGATCAAGGGCACCCGGGCAGTCTCGGTAATCTATGGGCTTCTGCTCATAATCGTGACGTATTTTGCCGCCGGCCAGTTTGGATTGTACACCCTGAACTGGCTGCTGGGAAATTTTCTGGGATCCATCTTCCTTGTGGTCATCATCCTTTTCAGGCGTGATATCCGCAAGGCGCTGGCGGTCATGGGCGCGACCACCATATTCAAGAAGGATTCGGTGCAGACCGCCGTTCTGGATGAGCTGATCCTGGCCCTGGTGCACATGGCCAAGAACAAGACCGGCGCGCTTATCGTCATTGAGCGCAACATTCCCATTGGGGACGTGGTTTCGGGGGGCATCGAGCTGCATGCCGCGTTCAGCAAGGATTTGCTGCTGACGATTTTTCATCCCGATACGCCGCTGCATGACGGGGCGGTCATCATCCGCGACAACCGGATAGAGGCGGCGGCGTGCATTCTGCCTTTGGCCGTCGGTCTCAAGCATGAGTCGTCCCTGGGTACCCGGCATCGCGCCGCCATCGGCGTGACCGAGGAAACGGACGCCGTGGCGCTGATCGTATCCGAGGAGAGGGGCAGCATTTCCCTGGCTGTGGGAGGTCGGATCACCAGCAGCTTGAATGAAGTTCGACTGAAAAAAGTCCTTGCCGCTGCGTTGAGGAAATAA
- the folP gene encoding dihydropteroate synthase encodes MTPERLDTVSWDLCRGRTLGPAPFFVVGILNVTPDSFYDGGQAADPAAAVAKGLALLDEGADILDIGGESTRPFSEPVSGDMELARVLPVVQGILAARPDAVLSVDTTKASVARACLEAGALILNDVSAMEADPELLQVVRDFHPGYVLMHSLGRPSTMQIAPRYDDVVAEIMSFFAAKLELLVRSGVPESRIVLDPGIGFGKTVEHNLEILKNICKLFEFGRPVYMALSNKSLWGELLGRQGRERNAATLAATVALHEKGVRIHRVHEVREIRDGLAVAHMLGKGTSGEQGC; translated from the coding sequence ATGACCCCGGAGAGATTGGACACGGTCTCCTGGGATTTGTGCAGGGGGAGGACCTTGGGTCCTGCCCCCTTTTTTGTTGTGGGCATCCTGAACGTGACGCCCGATTCCTTTTATGATGGCGGCCAGGCCGCCGATCCGGCCGCCGCAGTGGCCAAGGGCCTTGCCCTTCTCGATGAGGGTGCGGACATCCTGGACATAGGTGGAGAGAGCACCCGCCCTTTTTCCGAACCGGTCTCAGGGGACATGGAGCTGGCCCGAGTATTGCCGGTCGTGCAGGGAATCCTCGCGGCCAGGCCGGACGCCGTCCTTTCCGTGGACACCACCAAGGCCTCCGTGGCCCGGGCGTGCCTGGAAGCCGGGGCCCTGATCCTCAATGATGTCTCGGCCATGGAGGCGGACCCGGAGCTTTTGCAGGTCGTGCGTGATTTTCATCCGGGCTACGTACTCATGCACAGTCTCGGTCGTCCCAGCACCATGCAGATCGCGCCCCGGTATGATGATGTGGTGGCCGAGATCATGAGCTTTTTTGCCGCGAAGCTTGAGCTTCTCGTGCGTTCGGGGGTTCCCGAATCCCGAATTGTCCTTGATCCCGGCATCGGATTTGGCAAGACTGTTGAACATAATCTTGAAATATTGAAAAATATCTGTAAATTATTTGAATTCGGCCGACCTGTGTACATGGCGCTTTCCAATAAATCCCTGTGGGGAGAGCTGCTTGGCCGACAGGGGCGGGAGCGCAACGCGGCCACGCTGGCCGCGACCGTCGCGCTCCACGAGAAGGGGGTGCGCATCCACCGGGTGCACGAGGTGCGCGAAATTCGTGACGGTCTGGCCGTCGCCCACATGCTGGGGAAGGGAACTTCGGGAGAACAGGGGTGCTGA
- the ftsH gene encoding ATP-dependent zinc metalloprotease FtsH, with product MNSFSKNLVLWAGICMVMIVLFNLFNQPPVSPNDLNYTQFLAKVRQGEVVSVKIQGSRISGVLANDQRFTSYTPDDPTLVDTLVKNNVQVKAEPQEEAPWYMTVLISWFPMLLLIGVWIFFMRQMQGGGGKAMSFGRSRAKMISQEETKVTFADVAGVDEAKEELQEIVDFLSNPKKFTRLGGRIPKGVLLVGGPGTGKTLLARAVAGEAGVPFFSISGSDFVEMFVGVGAARVRDLFIQGKKNAPCLIFIDEIDAVGRQRGAGLGGGHDEREQTLNAMLVEMDGFESNEGVILIAATNRPDVLDPALLRPGRFDRQVVVPNPDLRGRKRILEVHTRKTPLSKEVDLEVLARGTPGFSGADLENLVNEAALHAAKLSQDLVTMIDFEEAKDKVMMGKERRSMILSDEEKKTTAYHEAGHTLVAQFLPGTDPIHKVSIIPRGRALGVTMQLPVDDRHTYSKTYLQNNLAVLFGGRAAEELVFNSITTGAGNDIERATAMARRMVCEWGMSEEFGPMALGKKDDEVFLGRDMAHIKDYSDETAKLIDLEVKRILGDAYGRAKTILQDNVELLHSLSLALIDRETLTGEEVGRIINGETLAPVQNGVKPSVAPEAPAAEGDAPEEGFTLDEENSGDKAGE from the coding sequence TTGAATAGTTTTTCCAAGAATCTGGTTCTTTGGGCCGGGATCTGCATGGTGATGATTGTTCTGTTCAATTTGTTCAATCAGCCGCCGGTATCGCCCAATGACCTCAATTACACGCAATTTCTAGCCAAGGTCCGCCAGGGCGAGGTAGTCAGCGTCAAGATTCAGGGCTCCCGCATCTCCGGTGTCCTGGCCAATGACCAGCGGTTCACGTCCTACACCCCTGATGATCCGACTCTGGTCGACACGCTGGTCAAGAACAACGTGCAGGTCAAGGCCGAACCACAGGAAGAGGCCCCCTGGTACATGACCGTGCTCATCTCCTGGTTCCCGATGCTGCTTCTGATCGGCGTGTGGATTTTTTTCATGCGGCAGATGCAGGGTGGCGGCGGCAAGGCAATGTCCTTTGGCAGATCGCGGGCCAAGATGATCAGCCAGGAAGAGACCAAGGTGACTTTCGCGGATGTGGCCGGCGTGGATGAAGCCAAGGAAGAGTTGCAGGAGATTGTCGACTTCCTGAGCAATCCCAAGAAATTTACACGGCTCGGCGGACGCATCCCCAAGGGTGTGCTGCTGGTCGGAGGTCCCGGAACGGGCAAGACCCTGCTGGCCAGGGCCGTGGCCGGCGAGGCCGGAGTACCCTTTTTCTCCATCTCGGGTTCTGACTTCGTGGAGATGTTCGTCGGTGTCGGCGCCGCCCGGGTGCGCGATCTGTTCATCCAGGGCAAGAAGAACGCCCCGTGCCTCATCTTCATCGACGAAATAGATGCGGTGGGCCGTCAGCGCGGCGCAGGTCTTGGCGGCGGACATGACGAGCGCGAGCAGACCCTCAACGCCATGCTCGTGGAGATGGACGGTTTCGAATCAAACGAGGGCGTCATTCTGATCGCGGCCACTAACCGCCCCGACGTGCTTGATCCGGCCCTGCTGCGTCCCGGTCGTTTCGACCGTCAGGTCGTGGTGCCCAATCCGGATTTGCGGGGCCGCAAGCGCATCCTTGAAGTTCACACCCGCAAGACCCCCCTGTCCAAGGAAGTTGATCTGGAAGTGTTGGCTCGCGGAACACCCGGCTTTTCCGGCGCTGATCTCGAAAACCTGGTCAATGAGGCGGCCCTGCATGCCGCCAAGCTGAGTCAGGATCTGGTCACCATGATCGACTTCGAGGAAGCCAAGGACAAGGTCATGATGGGCAAGGAACGGCGCTCCATGATTTTGAGCGACGAAGAGAAGAAGACCACTGCCTATCACGAGGCCGGTCACACTCTGGTTGCACAGTTCCTGCCCGGAACGGATCCCATTCACAAGGTGTCCATCATTCCTCGCGGCCGGGCGCTGGGTGTCACCATGCAGTTGCCCGTGGACGATCGGCACACGTACTCCAAAACGTACCTGCAGAACAACCTGGCCGTGCTGTTCGGCGGGCGAGCCGCGGAGGAACTGGTCTTCAATTCCATCACCACCGGCGCAGGCAACGATATCGAACGTGCCACGGCCATGGCCAGACGCATGGTTTGCGAGTGGGGCATGAGCGAGGAGTTCGGTCCCATGGCGCTGGGCAAGAAGGACGACGAGGTCTTTTTGGGTCGCGACATGGCCCACATCAAGGACTACAGCGATGAGACGGCCAAGCTTATCGATCTGGAAGTCAAGCGGATTCTGGGCGACGCATACGGCCGCGCCAAGACCATCCTGCAGGATAACGTCGAATTGCTGCACTCCCTGTCCCTGGCGCTCATCGACCGCGAGACCCTGACCGGCGAGGAAGTTGGCAGGATCATCAATGGAGAGACCCTGGCGCCGGTTCAGAACGGAGTAAAGCCGTCGGTCGCGCCGGAGGCTCCGGCCGCAGAAGGGGACGCCCCGGAAGAAGGGTTCACCCTGGATGAGGAGAACAGCGGCGACAAGGCGGGAGAATAA